In Hydractinia symbiolongicarpus strain clone_291-10 chromosome 4, HSymV2.1, whole genome shotgun sequence, the following proteins share a genomic window:
- the LOC130641675 gene encoding eukaryotic translation initiation factor 1-like gives MSTIFNAPFDPSEDTEGDFGGKLSQNKIHIRIQQRNGRKTITTLQGIDEKYDQKKLAKVFKKEFNCNGTVVEDEQYGEVIQLTGDQRNNIQQFLINVGICKKDALVVHGF, from the exons ATGTCGACCATATTTAACGCACCTTTCG ATCCAAGTGAGGACACAGAAGGTGATTTTGGTGGAAaactttcgcaaaataaaattcataTACGTATCCAGCAAAGAAATGGAAGAAAAACTATAACCACGCTTCAAGGGATTGATGAAAAATACGATCAGAAAAAGCttgcaaaagtttttaaaaag gaattTAATTGCAATGGTACGGTGGTCGAGGATGAGCAATATGGCGAAGTTATTCAGCTAACAGGAGACCAAAGGAACAACATCCAACAGTTTTTAATTAATGTAGGCATCTGTAAAAAAGATGCACTTGTTGTGCACGGTTTTTAA